The window CAGCTTTCAGATGTCGTTGAAATGACAACACGATGACCCTGTTTTGCGACATAATCATGCTCAATCATCATGCTTTGGAATTGATGATCCTGTACAAATTTTACACAAAAAACAATACGACCCTAGTGGAGGAGAGTATGTACACTTTGAAACGATTCAGCGTCGTCAGCATGGCTTTGTTGGCATGTCTTGTGTGCGCGACAGTTGCTCAGGCAAAAGACGCGAAGTATGTTTTTTTGTTCATTGGTGACGGGATGGGTATTCCTCAGCGTTCAGCGACCGAAGCCTATACCGGAAAAAAAATGGTTATGGACACGTTTCCTGCACAAGGTGTTACCACCACGTCTGCCAACAACCGTTTTATCACTGGCTCGGCTGCTTCGGCCACAGCCATTGCTTCGGGTAAAAAGACCAATATCAACTATATCGGTATGGACGCCGACCTGAAGCCTCTCAAAACCGTTGCTGAAATGGCCAAAGATGACGGAAAGAAAGTCGGCATTATTTCGTCTGTCAGCATCGACCATGCCACTCCGGCTGCGTTTTATGCCCACGTTCCCACCCGAAAAATGTACCATGAAATTGACATGGCTCTGGCCAATTCCGGTTTTGACTTCTTCGGTGGTGGAGGCATGGTTGACCCCACGGGGAAAAAATCCAAAAAGCCTTTGGGCGATGCCGTGGCTAAAGCTAAAGAAAATGGCTATAAGTATGTGAACTCAAAAGAAGAATTTAATAAGCTGAACAAAGAGTCCGGTAGAGTCTTTGTGGTAAACTCCTGGCTTCAGGATTCTGAGGCTCTGCCCTATGCCATGGATATGACCGATAAAGACATCACCTTGCCTGAGCTCACGGGAAAAGCCATTGAAATGCTTGATAATGACAAAGGCTTTTTCATGATGGTTGAAGGTGGCAAGATCGACTGGGCATGTCACGCTAATGACGCCGCCGCTGCAATTAAAGACAACATTGCGTTTGATGAATCTATTGCCAAAGCTGTTGAATTCTCCAAAAAGCATCCTGATGAAACCCTGATTGTTGTCACTGGCGACCATGAATGTGGTGGGATGGCCTTGGGTTTTGCTGGCACGAAGTACGACACGGATTTCGGTGTTTTGGGAAATCAAAAGGGTTCGTTTACCAAATTCGATCAGGATATTCTTGATCCCTACAAAAAAACTCACGCCAAAGACGGTAAACTTGACGATCTCAAGCCGGTCATAACGGAATTCTTCGGCCTGAAGTTTGCCGGTGACCCCAAAACCGATCGCATGGTTTTGAAAGATTTTGAAGTTGCCGATATCGAAAAGGCCTTTGCTCGCTCCATGGCTGGCGAATCCGAAAAAGGCAGCGAAGAAAGCTATCTTTTGTATGGTTCGTATGATCCGCTGTCGGTGACGCTGACGCATTTGTTGAACCGCAAAGCCGGCTTGTCCTGGACTTCTTACTCTCACACCGGTGTGCCCATTCTGACTTCGGCCTTGGGTGTTGGTTCTGAGAGCTTCAATGGTTCGTACGATAACACCGATATCGCGAAAAAGATCATGACTTCCATGGGCCATTCAGCCGAAGTCGTGTACATTAATTAGTGTAGAAACTGACGTAGAAACTTACGGGACGGTGTTGCACCGTCCCGTTTTTTTGTGCGAAAAATCAATATTGCTCAGGGATGTTTATTGGAGGGGAAGTGTCACAACAAGCTGTGTACCCTCGTCGTCTGATGTGGAAAATTTGACGTCTCCACCGAATGTTCTGGCAATGAGTCGAGCGGAGTATGTTCCCAGACCGGTTCCTCCTTCTTTTCCACTTGTGGTATATTTGTCGAAAAATCGGTCTCGGATATCAAGAGGAACAACGCCGAAATTGTGTATGCGGAACGTGGCCATGTCGTCCTCTCTCTGGAGTGCAATGGAGACATGAGATTGTGGAGGTGCGGCTTCGAAAGCATTTTTGACGAGATTAGAGATCATGGCGAATGCGGAAATAGGTTCAGCTCGGGCAATAAAATGATCGTTTTTTTGTCGAGGATGGTCACAGACGCTAATCTGTACTTGGAGGTGTTTGTCTTCAGCCAAGAATCCGATTTCATCCAGGACTTTGTCTAAAATATGCAATAGATCAACGGGGTGGGGGATGCATTGATAGGAACCGGTTTCCATTTTAAACAAATCGAGTGTCATATTGATGTGTTGAAGCATACGGTAGCAAACAGACTCAATGTTTGCGATATACGATTGATTTTCTTCATTAATATTCGATTCAGTAGCTAAAAGCTGCGTAATGGCAATAATGGAAACAAGCGGTGATTTCAGATCATGACGATTAATGCGTTCGACATCTTCTTTCAATTTTTCGAGGTGTTTACGTTCTGTAATATCGTCTTTTACAGCAACATAATGCGTAATATCACCTCGTGGTGAATACATGGGAGAAATACTGGAGAACTCCCAATAAAGTTCCCCACTCTTTTTACGATTCAAAAATTCACCGACCCATGTTTTTCCTGATTTGAGTGTTGTATACATCTCGTCGTAATGCGCCGTATCGTGATGTCCCGAGTGGAGTATGGAGATAGATTGTCCGAAACAGTCCTCCTTGGTGTACCCTGTCATGGCCGTGAATGCCGGATTGACGAATTCAATGGTGGAATCCGGTGCAGTGATGACCACAGCAGTTCGGCTTGCCTCCACTGCATGGCGCAAAAGTTCGAGTTCGTGTTGGACCTGTTGTTTTTGGGTCACGTCGCCAATAACAATGACCAACCCTTCAAGACGACTATCATCACCATGCAGAGGAGAGGCACGGAGGGCTACAGGAGTTTGTTTTCTGTTTCCGACCAAAATAATTCCTTCGGGGAGATGAACGGGCTGGCGTTCAAAAAAGACTCTTGCTCCGAGCTCGGTCGGCGTAGGGCAATCGTATTCTGCTGGTCCGTGAAGGGAAAATGCATCTCCAAGGTTTTTATTCTGGAGTACATCCCGATCGTTGCCGAGAAGATTTTCGGCAGCGGCATTGACGTAGGTGATACGCATGCCGAGATCAGTGGTCAGAACGGCTTCCCCCATGCTGTTGAGCAAGGTGGACAAAGACTGGAATTTGTCTTGGATTTGATGATGGCGTCTGGCACTGGCAAGCGCAGATTCAATAGCCGCTTTCAGCGCAGCGTCATTGTAGGGTTTAACGAGAAATCCATACGGTGATGCCTGTGTCACGCCATATATGGTTGCATCGTCGACATGCGCTGTTAAAAAGACGACAGGTGTACCGAGGCGAGCATGAATGATCTTGGCTGCTTCAATACCCGAGATCCCAGGACCGAGGCGGATATCCATCAACACAAGGTCGGGCGCGTTTTTTATTGCAAACTCAATCGCATCATCGCCCGATTTTGCGAGTCCGGCCACAGTATAGCCAAGTTGTCGTAAGCTTGATTCGATGGAAAGTGCTGTAACGGCTTCATCTTCAACGATGAGAATTCGTTCATCCGCCATAATTTTCGTTTTTACTCTCGTTTTCCGGGGCGTCAAGTGTATCAAGGAAAGACTGGTCGACAGCGAATTCAGCAACAAAAACAGTACCTTTATCTTCAAGTTGATACAAAGAACCGCGCATTTGATGTTCTGTCAGCATCAGGGCTAAGCGTAAGCCAAGAGACTGCCCCAATCGCCAGTCGACATGCTCAGGAAATCCGACGCCGTTATCGGACACACAAAGTTGGAAGACATCATCGCCGAATCGTGTGAGTCCAATGTAGATTTGTCCATTACGACCGTCGGGAAACGCATGCTTGAGTGCATTGGACATAAGTTCACTGACAAGCAGTGCACAGGGAATGGCCTGATCCAAGCCAAAGCGTACTGGCTCAGCTTCAACTATAACCTTGACCTTGCCGGTTCGACCGGAAAAAGCTGTCTTAAGATTCGATGCAAGATCCTGCAAATATTCGTCAAATCGAATAGCTCCGAAATCGCCGTTTTTATACATGGCTTCATGGACGGCAGCCATGCTTTCTACTCGCTGGCCCAGGTCGCGAAAAAACGATTGTGTTTCCGTGTCAACAACACCGTTTTGACGAAGCCGAATAAGTCCTGAAACGACTTGAAGGTTGTTTTTCACACGGTGATGAATTTCTTTGAGGAGCAACTCCTTATCTTTGATGGTTTCGCGTAGGGCTATTTCACGCCGTTGAAATTGAACGGCCATTCCATTGAATGTACGGGCCAGCTCGGCGAGTTCGTCTTTACTTTCGGTATTGGGAGACCGAGCTTTCATGTCACCAGCAGCCAGACGAGCGGCTTGATGAGATAGCACCGTGATCTTGTCGAGAATGAGCTTGTGGGAGGCAAACCAGGCAACACCGAAAGAAAAGAACAGCGTTGTGATCAGCATACTGATTTGCAGGATA of the Desulfovibrio inopinatus DSM 10711 genome contains:
- a CDS encoding sensor histidine kinase, which codes for MVQRRDQDIRHAYTQLTNVADIVQSKTVELFSDAQTVLITLAQFDAIRGTNDAACEHALQRIFHQFPRYTNFSKADLDGNIVCSSTPLTSPLNVSYSSFFQSVVRKDIFSISRFRIGPLHKKPIVIFSLPIHDETEKQVSIISTALSLDWLKSVFDRISIPEYYQIIMFDENGIVLASTSSLNISIGDNISDTAIYRESVTSQSSQFSFVDEYEKTILAGKSLVIDVPGNVSIIAMAPEKYVVAQVERSFILQISMLITTLFFSFGVAWFASHKLILDKITVLSHQAARLAAGDMKARSPNTESKDELAELARTFNGMAVQFQRREIALRETIKDKELLLKEIHHRVKNNLQVVSGLIRLRQNGVVDTETQSFFRDLGQRVESMAAVHEAMYKNGDFGAIRFDEYLQDLASNLKTAFSGRTGKVKVIVEAEPVRFGLDQAIPCALLVSELMSNALKHAFPDGRNGQIYIGLTRFGDDVFQLCVSDNGVGFPEHVDWRLGQSLGLRLALMLTEHQMRGSLYQLEDKGTVFVAEFAVDQSFLDTLDAPENESKNENYGG
- a CDS encoding alkaline phosphatase, with amino-acid sequence MYTLKRFSVVSMALLACLVCATVAQAKDAKYVFLFIGDGMGIPQRSATEAYTGKKMVMDTFPAQGVTTTSANNRFITGSAASATAIASGKKTNINYIGMDADLKPLKTVAEMAKDDGKKVGIISSVSIDHATPAAFYAHVPTRKMYHEIDMALANSGFDFFGGGGMVDPTGKKSKKPLGDAVAKAKENGYKYVNSKEEFNKLNKESGRVFVVNSWLQDSEALPYAMDMTDKDITLPELTGKAIEMLDNDKGFFMMVEGGKIDWACHANDAAAAIKDNIAFDESIAKAVEFSKKHPDETLIVVTGDHECGGMALGFAGTKYDTDFGVLGNQKGSFTKFDQDILDPYKKTHAKDGKLDDLKPVITEFFGLKFAGDPKTDRMVLKDFEVADIEKAFARSMAGESEKGSEESYLLYGSYDPLSVTLTHLLNRKAGLSWTSYSHTGVPILTSALGVGSESFNGSYDNTDIAKKIMTSMGHSAEVVYIN
- a CDS encoding hybrid sensor histidine kinase/response regulator — translated: MADERILIVEDEAVTALSIESSLRQLGYTVAGLAKSGDDAIEFAIKNAPDLVLMDIRLGPGISGIEAAKIIHARLGTPVVFLTAHVDDATIYGVTQASPYGFLVKPYNDAALKAAIESALASARRHHQIQDKFQSLSTLLNSMGEAVLTTDLGMRITYVNAAAENLLGNDRDVLQNKNLGDAFSLHGPAEYDCPTPTELGARVFFERQPVHLPEGIILVGNRKQTPVALRASPLHGDDSRLEGLVIVIGDVTQKQQVQHELELLRHAVEASRTAVVITAPDSTIEFVNPAFTAMTGYTKEDCFGQSISILHSGHHDTAHYDEMYTTLKSGKTWVGEFLNRKKSGELYWEFSSISPMYSPRGDITHYVAVKDDITERKHLEKLKEDVERINRHDLKSPLVSIIAITQLLATESNINEENQSYIANIESVCYRMLQHINMTLDLFKMETGSYQCIPHPVDLLHILDKVLDEIGFLAEDKHLQVQISVCDHPRQKNDHFIARAEPISAFAMISNLVKNAFEAAPPQSHVSIALQREDDMATFRIHNFGVVPLDIRDRFFDKYTTSGKEGGTGLGTYSARLIARTFGGDVKFSTSDDEGTQLVVTLPLQ